In the genome of Thermoanaerobacterales bacterium, one region contains:
- the ispG gene encoding flavodoxin-dependent (E)-4-hydroxy-3-methylbut-2-enyl-diphosphate synthase, producing the protein MIERRRSRPVQLGRVQVGGGAPIAVQSMTNTDTRDVAATVAQIRELAAAGCEIVRLAVPDSEAAAALARIRREVPDVPLVADIHFDYRLALAALEAGVDGLRLNPGNIGGRAKVEAVVRVAAERRVPIRIGVNAGSLDRRHLQAHGGVTAAAMVASALEHIAILEDLNYRDIKVSLKASDVMLTVEAYRELARRVDYPLHVGITEAGTMRGGLVKSAVGIGILLADGIGDTIRVSLTAPPRYEVWAGYEILKALGLRRRGVELISCPTCGRTEIDVIRLANEVEDRLQGETRPLKVAVMGCVVNGPGEAREADVGIAGGRGVGLVFRKGRPVRTVPEDKLVEALMEEIRKLEIGN; encoded by the coding sequence CCGCCCCGTACAGCTCGGCCGGGTGCAGGTCGGGGGCGGGGCGCCGATAGCGGTACAGTCCATGACGAACACCGACACCCGGGATGTCGCCGCCACCGTCGCCCAGATAAGGGAACTGGCCGCCGCGGGGTGCGAGATCGTCCGGTTGGCGGTTCCTGACAGCGAAGCGGCTGCGGCCCTGGCCCGGATCAGGCGCGAGGTGCCCGACGTGCCGCTGGTGGCCGATATCCACTTCGATTACCGCCTGGCCCTGGCCGCGCTGGAGGCGGGGGTGGACGGGCTGCGGCTGAACCCGGGCAACATCGGCGGACGGGCAAAGGTGGAGGCCGTCGTCCGGGTGGCTGCCGAGAGAAGGGTGCCCATCCGTATCGGGGTTAACGCCGGATCCCTGGACCGCCGCCACCTGCAGGCGCACGGTGGCGTCACCGCGGCGGCGATGGTCGCCAGCGCCCTGGAGCATATCGCCATACTGGAGGATCTGAATTACCGGGACATAAAGGTTTCCCTCAAGGCGAGCGATGTGATGCTCACCGTCGAGGCCTACCGGGAACTGGCGCGCCGGGTCGATTACCCCCTGCACGTGGGGATTACGGAAGCGGGGACCATGCGCGGCGGTCTGGTGAAGTCGGCCGTCGGCATCGGCATCCTTCTCGCCGACGGTATCGGGGATACCATCCGCGTTTCATTGACCGCGCCCCCGCGCTACGAGGTGTGGGCGGGCTACGAGATCCTGAAGGCGCTGGGGTTGCGCCGCCGGGGCGTGGAACTGATCTCCTGCCCGACCTGCGGGCGGACCGAGATCGACGTCATCCGCCTGGCGAACGAGGTGGAGGATCGCCTGCAGGGCGAGACGCGCCCGCTGAAGGTGGCGGTGATGGGCTGCGTGGTCAACGGGCCCGGCGAGGCCCGTGAGGCGGACGTCGGCATCGCCGGCGGGCGCGGGGTGGGTCTGGTCTTCCGTAAAGGCCGCCCGGTCCGTACCGTTCCCGAAGACAAGCTGGTTGAGGCCCTGATGGAGGAGATAAGGAAACTTGAAATTGGCAATTAG